ATTACTTAGGAGTATTTGGTGTTTGGATTGCATTTCCTATCGCAGATGTACTATCCACAGTGGTTACAGGCTATTTTTTAAGGCGTGATGTGACTAAAAATCTTACAGTAGCAAAGGAGTAGAAGTACTACGCTTTCGCGAAAAATCGAAGCGGGCTAAGAAGCCTATTTTTGTCATTTCGAGCTTGCCGAGAAATCTCATAATCGTAAGCAGTTGCTGGTGAGAATTATTTATTAAAATCTTTCTGAGCATGATGTGTGATCTCTCCTTCGTCGAGATGACGATTGCTTGTCATTTTGAACTTGTCGAGAAACCACACAACCGTGAGCAGTTGTTAATGGGGACTAATTTTTAGAATCTTTTCTGCCCATGACGTGTAATCTCTCCTTCGTCGAGATGACATTCGCTTGTCATTTCGAGCTTGACGAGAAATCACATAATTGTGAGCGGTTACTGTTGAATGTTTATAGATTTTGTCAGCTTGAAGTGTGATTTCTTCTTTCGTCGAGATGACGATTGCTTGCTTTACTATTTCCTTTATTGAGATGATAATAATGACGTTAATTCTATAGAGATTATAAGGTGTTTGTTTTCGCAAAAGCGTTAAAAATTCATCCTTGCTTCTTACTTCATAGAGAATTGTGTAATTTTCTTAGCTAAAACCAACACAATCCAAATGAAGACAAAATTATGCTACCTATTACTGGCGGTGTGCTCAGTATTATCTTTTGATACGTTTGCACAAACACCAGACCCCTCTACTTACGAAGCTTTAGAATATAGACTCATTGGCCCTTTCCGAGGTGGTCGAAGTGCTGCCGTTACTGGAGTACCGGGACAACCAGATCTATTTTATATGGGAAGTACTGGTGGTGGTGTGTGGCGCACTACAGATGGTGGTAAAGAATGGGAAAATATCTCAGATGGCTATTTTGGAGGAAGTATAGGAGCTGTTGAGGTTTCAAAAAGTGACCCAAACGTTATCTACGTAGGTGGTGGAGAGAAAACTCTCAGAGGAAACGTATCTTCTGGATACGGAATCTGGAAGTCTGAAGATGCAGGAAAAACATGGATACAGTCGGGTCTTAAGGAAAGCCGTCACGTGCCTAGAATACGTGTGCACCCTACAAATTCTGATATTGTATATGCTGGTGTTTTAGGTAATATCTATAGGCCTACGCAAGAGCGCGGTGTTTATAAAAGTACAGATGGAGGGAAGACTTGGAAAAGAACATTATTTTCAAATGCAGATAGTGGAGTTGTAGATTTAATTATAGACCCAAACAACCCACGTGTCTTATATGCAACAACTTGGAATGCCCGCAGAACACCTTATAGCTTGAGTTCTGGGGGAGATGGATCTGCTGTGTGGAAAAGTACAGACAGCGGTGAGACGTGGAAAGAGATTTCTACAAACGATGGTTTTGCCGAAGGTATACTAGGGATTATGGGAATCACAGTTTCTCCAGCAAACAGTAACCGCCTGTATGCAATGGTAGAAAACCAAGAAGAGGGTGGTTTATACACATCTACAGATGCAGGAACAACTTGGAAAAAAATAAACGATGAGCGTAAATTGCGCCAGCGTGCTTGGTATTACACGCGTCTATATGCAGATACTAAGGATGAAAATACAGTGTATGTATTAAACGTGCGTTACCATAAATCTACAGATGGAGGTAAAACTTTTAGTACGCATAACGCACCGCACGGAGATCACCACGATTTATGGATTGCTCCAGAAGATCCTAACCGCATGATTATAGGTGATGATGGTGGCGCGCAAGTGTCTTATGATGGTGGACGCTCTTGGAGTACGTATATGAATCAGCCTACGGCTCAGTTTTACCGTGTGACTACGGATAATGCTTTTCCGTACAGAATTTATGTAGCACAACAAGATAATAGTACGATACGTATCCCACACAGAACAGAAGGTGGATCTATTGGAGAGACAGACTGGGAGAGTACAGCAGGAGGAGAGTCGGCACATATTGCGGTAGATCCAGAAAATAATGAGATTGTGTATGGAGGTAGTTACGACGGATTTCTTACGCGTGTAAACCATGAGAAAAACACGGTGCGTAGCGTATCTGTATGGCCAGACAATCCCATGGGTCATGGTGTGGAGGATATGAAATACCGCTTCCAGTGGAATTTCCCTATCATTTTCTCAAAGCATAATCCTAACAGGTTGTACACATTCTCACAAAGCGTGCACGTAAGTGAAAATGAAGGTCAAAGTTGGGAAGTGATAAGTGGTGATCTTACGACTAACGATCCAGAAAAAATGAAATCTTCTGGAGGGCCTATCACACAAGATAATACCTCTGTAGAGTACTACTGTACCATATTTGCAGCAGCAGAGTCTCCTATGAAGGAAGGACTGTTATATGTAGGTAGTGACGATGGTCTCGTACACGTAACTCGTAATGGAGGGCAATCTTGGGAAAACATAACGCCTAAAGGGATGCCAAAAAATATGATGATAAACAGCGTAGAGCCATCTGCCTTTGAAGAAGGAACAGCTTACGTGGCCGGAACACGCTACAAACTAGGTGATTTTGCTCCTTATTTATATAAAACTACAGACTACGGAAAGTCGTGGAAAAAGATTACAAACGGTATTCCAGCAGAGCATTTTACACGTGTAGTGCGTGAAGATCCTAAGCAAAAGGGGTTATTATACGCAGGTACAGAAACAGGAATGTACATCAGTTTTGACGATGGTAAAAACTGGAAATCGTTCCAACTCAATCTGCCTATCGTTCCTATTACAGACCTTACGATTAAGGATGATAACCTCATTGTAGCAACACAAGGACGTAGCCTTTGGATTATAGATGACCTTGGGATGTTGCATCAGTCCGCTTTCGCGAAAGCGGGAACAAACAAATTATTTAAGCCAAAACCAACCTACAGAATGGGCGGAAACGGCGGAAAATCAAGCCTTACAGCTGGAACTAACCATCCAGGTGGTGTGATGACATATTTCAACTTGAAAGAGTTTGACACTAAGAAAGATACCGTAACGCTATCTTATATGACGATGGCGGGCGATACGCTCAAGTCATATAGCACAGGAGCTAAGAAAAAAGGTGAAAAGCTAAAAGCTAAGAAAGGTGGAAATATGTTTGCATGGAATACGAGAACAGACGGCGCAGAAAAGCTTGATAAAATGATACTATGGTGGGCAAGTCTCGATGGGCCTAAAGCAGTTCCTGGGAATTATAAGGTGTCACTTAATGTAAATGGAGAGGTGCAAACAGAAACTTTTGAAGTAGTTGCAAATCCAAATGCAGAAGCTACAGTGGCAGATATGCAAAAGCAACATGACTTTATTTCTGATGTAAATAAATCTGTAGACAGAGCACACCAAAGCATCAAAAAGATTAAGAAAATTAATAATCAACTCAAGTCGTTTACTACGCAATACGAAGACGATGAACGCACTGCAGATTTGCGTGAGAAAGCAAAAACAATGCAGGAAGAGTTTGGTAAGATTGAGAAAGAATTATATCAAACAAAGAACCGCTCAGGACAAGATCCACTTAACTTTCCTATTAAATTAACAAACAAACTAGGGCATTTAAACAGTCTTGTGGGTATGGGAGATTTTGGACCTACAGATCAAGATATTGCTGTAAAAAATGAACTTACAGCAGCAATTAATACACAACTCGAAGCCTTTGATACCATGCTAGATGCAGAGGTAACTAAGTTTAATGACGAGTTTAATAGCTTGAAGTTAAATTATCTTTTTGTGGAGGATGCAAGGGAGTAAATAAAGAAATTTTATTATTGGAAAGGCGCAGAAGAAATTCTGCGCCTTTATTGTTTTAACTTGCTTCGTATCTTTACCATTATGGCAGAATATTACCTTTATTTCAAATCCCTACACATCATATTTGTAGTCACCTGGTTTGCGGGACTTTTTTACATGCCGCGTCTGTTTGTATATCAAATAGAAGCTAGTGAAAAACTATCGCCAGATAAAGAAATACTTGGCAAGCAACTTGGCTTAATGGCACACCGCCTTTGGAAGATAATTACAGGACCTTCTATGGTGCTTACTGTAATTTTTGGGAGCTTGATGTTTTATATAAATCCAGGGCTTTTTAGCGCTCCGTGGATGCATATTAAACTCGCATTTATAGTACTCCTATTTTTATATCATTGGAAAAGTTGGCGCATACATAAAAGCCTACAAGAAGGAATATTTAAATATTCTTCACGCCAAATGAGGTTATGGAATGAGGGCGCAACACTTATCTTATTTGCAGTGGTTTTTCTAGCAGTCACAAAAAGTACTACAAACTGGATTTTTGGAATGCTAGGCCTCGTAGGTTTGGCAGTATTGTTGATGTTAGGCATAAAACTGTATAAGAAAATACAAGACAAAAACCCAAATGCTTAATGCTCACTTTTAATCGTACCTCACTAGGAACAAAGATCTTTACCTCCATGCTCACGCTGGTATTGATTGCTTTTTTAATGATAGCAGGAGTTACTTATTTTCAATACAAAGAGCAAATAAGAGATTATAATGAGGAGCGATTAGAGCGCAAGGAGTCTTCTATAAGAAAGACCATAGATTTCGTCTTAGATAATACTAGCTACGAACTCAAAACCGAAAAAATCCCATATATTTTTAAAGAAAAAATATATGAAATTGCGAGTATCCAAGGAGAGAATATCACCATGTATGATCTAGAAGGAGAACCTTTAATATCATCTACAGATCAATTGTTTGATAGTCCGCAGCAAAAGAAATTGTGCCTTGAGACACTACAAAACTTAGAAGAATCTGAAGAAAAGAGATATGTAAATCAGCTAGATGGAGAAGTATCACAGCAGCTTTCATACTCATATATAAACGACCCAAAATATAAGCCCCTTGCCATATTAGAAATAGAGTATGAAGATAGTGAGGCATTTATCAATAAGGAGCTTCGTGAGATTTTATGGCGCCTTGTTATAGTAAATATATTGATGGTTATTACGGCTATTCTACTAGCTTATTTTCTGGCTAGATATATCACTATAACTTTAAAAACGGTAGAAGATAATATCAAAGCGACTCAACTAGATAAACGAAATGAGAAGATAGATACTACTGCTCTGCCATCTGAGCTTACTACACTAGTAAATGCTTACAATCGTATGATTGACGAGCTAGAAGGCAGTGCTGTAAAACTTGCCCAGAATGAGCGAGAGGCCGCTTGGAGAGAGATGGCAAAGCAAGTGGCACATGAGATTAAAAATCCGCTCACTCCTATGCGACTTACGGTGCAGAGTTTTGAGCGCCGCTTTGATCCAGAAGATCCAGAAGTACACGATAAAATAAAGGAATATAGCAAGACTCTTATTCAGCAGATTGATACCATGAGTAGTATCGCGAGTGCTTTTTCAAACTTTGCAGATATGCCTGCACAGCAAAGCGAAATTCTCAATGTGCCTAATATTGTAAAGCTTTCTGTAGATATATTTAATGAACGTTACATCTATTTTTCTAGTGAAAAGGAAGAGCTATATACAAATTTTGACCGCACGCAACTGATTCGCGTGGTTACAAATCTGGTTAAAAATGCAGTACAAGCAACTAAGACTACAGCGCATCCTAATATTATTGTAGCTGTACAAGAACTAGAAACAGAGGCTGAGATTACTGTAACAGATAATGGAATAGGAATTTCGGCAGAGAATGAAGTAAAAATATTTGAGCCTAAATTCACAACCAAATCTAGCGGAATGGGGCTAGGGCTAGCGATGGTAAAAAATATTATGGAGACCTATAATGGAAGTATTACCTTTACTTCTCAAGAAGGAAAAGGAACTGTGTTTAAGGTTGTTTTTCCAAAATAAGAAGTTTTAAATCATGGCTATTACGGCTATATAAGAACCAATATTAAAAACAAACATAGTACTATGTACAATAATATTCTTTCAACTACAGAAAACGGTATTACTACAATCACAATCAATCGTCCGTCTAAGCTCAATGCTTTAAACAAAGAGACCATTGAAGAACTTCATAACGCTTTCGCGAAAGCGGAAGAAGATGCAACCGTACGCGTTGCAATCATAACCGGTTCTGGCGAAAAAGCTTTTGTAGCTGGTGCAGATATCTCCGAGTTTGCAAATTTCTCAGAATCTGAAGGAGCAGAACTTGCTCGTAAAGGACAAGAAATTCTATTTGATTATGTAGCAGATATGGGAACTCCAGTTATCGCGGCTATTAACGGTTTTGCTCTAGGCGGCGGACTAGAACTTGCGATGGCGGCACATTTTAGAATTGCCAGTGATAATGCTCGTATGGGATTACCAGAAGTAGGCCTAGGAGTAATCCCTGGATATGGTGGTACACAACGTTTACCACAACTAGTAGGTAAAGGACGTGCTATGGAGATGATTATGACTGCAGGAATGATAGATGCAAACACAGCATTAGAGTACGGTCTTATCAATCATATCGTAGCACAAGAAGAATTGTTACCACTCGCAGAGAAGCTAGGAGGTAAAATCATGCGCAACTCACCTATGGCAATTGCAGCGGCAATTAATGCAGTAAATGCAGGTTATGAAGACGGTGTAGATGGTTATGATACAGAAATTGAAGAATTTGGTGGTTGTTTTGGAACCGACCAGTTTATAGAAGGAACAACGGCATTTCTCGAGAAAAGAAAGGCTGAGTTTTAATAGCTGAATGGACTTATAAAAAAATCCGAAATCGTATGATTGCGGATTTTTTTGTGTTTTTAAATGAAATAATTATAACTCCCATCCCTCGCGGTAGTAACGCTTCACCCAAGCATTTGCCTCCTCATAATTAGTTACACGCATATTATCTCCGTCCCACTTAATCGTACGACGTCCAGGATAATTATACGGATCCCAGTCTCCTGATTTTTTGCCTTCTTTCAATTCTTTGTATTGGAAAGCTTTAATTGCAAGATTGCCCATAAGGACAGCCTCCGTAAGCTGTCCTCCATAAGAAAATGGTGATGATGTAGTACCACCATTAATACACGCCTCAACCCACTCTCCAGCATGACCAGTGGTCACTCTTTTGAGTGTTTGCGGCACTGCGGCCATATCTTTCATACGTTCGCTAGGTAGTAGTCTCGGGTTTGCACTATAGGTATCTGTAACCATAATCCCATCACTACCGTAAAAAATGCTACCACCACCGCCATCACCTGGCTTCTCTCCTTCTCCTAGTTCGCTAGGTAAATCTGGCATAATTCCACCATCATACCAGTTTAATCCCACGTCACCCTGAGTAGGTGAGTCAAACTTTAATCTTACAATAGAACTTGGTGGGCAAGCCTCGCGGTAATCTG
The genomic region above belongs to Dokdonia sp. Dokd-P16 and contains:
- a CDS encoding VPS10 domain-containing protein, producing MKTKLCYLLLAVCSVLSFDTFAQTPDPSTYEALEYRLIGPFRGGRSAAVTGVPGQPDLFYMGSTGGGVWRTTDGGKEWENISDGYFGGSIGAVEVSKSDPNVIYVGGGEKTLRGNVSSGYGIWKSEDAGKTWIQSGLKESRHVPRIRVHPTNSDIVYAGVLGNIYRPTQERGVYKSTDGGKTWKRTLFSNADSGVVDLIIDPNNPRVLYATTWNARRTPYSLSSGGDGSAVWKSTDSGETWKEISTNDGFAEGILGIMGITVSPANSNRLYAMVENQEEGGLYTSTDAGTTWKKINDERKLRQRAWYYTRLYADTKDENTVYVLNVRYHKSTDGGKTFSTHNAPHGDHHDLWIAPEDPNRMIIGDDGGAQVSYDGGRSWSTYMNQPTAQFYRVTTDNAFPYRIYVAQQDNSTIRIPHRTEGGSIGETDWESTAGGESAHIAVDPENNEIVYGGSYDGFLTRVNHEKNTVRSVSVWPDNPMGHGVEDMKYRFQWNFPIIFSKHNPNRLYTFSQSVHVSENEGQSWEVISGDLTTNDPEKMKSSGGPITQDNTSVEYYCTIFAAAESPMKEGLLYVGSDDGLVHVTRNGGQSWENITPKGMPKNMMINSVEPSAFEEGTAYVAGTRYKLGDFAPYLYKTTDYGKSWKKITNGIPAEHFTRVVREDPKQKGLLYAGTETGMYISFDDGKNWKSFQLNLPIVPITDLTIKDDNLIVATQGRSLWIIDDLGMLHQSAFAKAGTNKLFKPKPTYRMGGNGGKSSLTAGTNHPGGVMTYFNLKEFDTKKDTVTLSYMTMAGDTLKSYSTGAKKKGEKLKAKKGGNMFAWNTRTDGAEKLDKMILWWASLDGPKAVPGNYKVSLNVNGEVQTETFEVVANPNAEATVADMQKQHDFISDVNKSVDRAHQSIKKIKKINNQLKSFTTQYEDDERTADLREKAKTMQEEFGKIEKELYQTKNRSGQDPLNFPIKLTNKLGHLNSLVGMGDFGPTDQDIAVKNELTAAINTQLEAFDTMLDAEVTKFNDEFNSLKLNYLFVEDARE
- a CDS encoding CopD family protein; translated protein: MAEYYLYFKSLHIIFVVTWFAGLFYMPRLFVYQIEASEKLSPDKEILGKQLGLMAHRLWKIITGPSMVLTVIFGSLMFYINPGLFSAPWMHIKLAFIVLLFLYHWKSWRIHKSLQEGIFKYSSRQMRLWNEGATLILFAVVFLAVTKSTTNWIFGMLGLVGLAVLLMLGIKLYKKIQDKNPNA
- a CDS encoding sensor histidine kinase codes for the protein MLTFNRTSLGTKIFTSMLTLVLIAFLMIAGVTYFQYKEQIRDYNEERLERKESSIRKTIDFVLDNTSYELKTEKIPYIFKEKIYEIASIQGENITMYDLEGEPLISSTDQLFDSPQQKKLCLETLQNLEESEEKRYVNQLDGEVSQQLSYSYINDPKYKPLAILEIEYEDSEAFINKELREILWRLVIVNILMVITAILLAYFLARYITITLKTVEDNIKATQLDKRNEKIDTTALPSELTTLVNAYNRMIDELEGSAVKLAQNEREAAWREMAKQVAHEIKNPLTPMRLTVQSFERRFDPEDPEVHDKIKEYSKTLIQQIDTMSSIASAFSNFADMPAQQSEILNVPNIVKLSVDIFNERYIYFSSEKEELYTNFDRTQLIRVVTNLVKNAVQATKTTAHPNIIVAVQELETEAEITVTDNGIGISAENEVKIFEPKFTTKSSGMGLGLAMVKNIMETYNGSITFTSQEGKGTVFKVVFPK
- a CDS encoding enoyl-CoA hydratase/isomerase family protein, which codes for MYNNILSTTENGITTITINRPSKLNALNKETIEELHNAFAKAEEDATVRVAIITGSGEKAFVAGADISEFANFSESEGAELARKGQEILFDYVADMGTPVIAAINGFALGGGLELAMAAHFRIASDNARMGLPEVGLGVIPGYGGTQRLPQLVGKGRAMEMIMTAGMIDANTALEYGLINHIVAQEELLPLAEKLGGKIMRNSPMAIAAAINAVNAGYEDGVDGYDTEIEEFGGCFGTDQFIEGTTAFLEKRKAEF